One Candidatus Methylomirabilota bacterium genomic region harbors:
- a CDS encoding ABC transporter ATP-binding protein → MNVIVDRLSRTYRDGQGQEIEALQAVSLRVASREFVAVLGPSGCGKSTLLQVLAGLLAPSSGQVYFEGAPEGRPLTATVFQEFALFPWRTAQGNVEFGLEELALPAAERARRARHYIGLTGLAGFESRYPHQLSGGMRQRVGIARALAVDPAVLLMDEPFSALDAQTRQLMQEELLQIWERTRTTIIYVTHNIQEAVYLADRVVVLSRRPGRVLAEVPIELPRPRVESMAAAPEFLHASERIWALIKDQAREALVQ, encoded by the coding sequence CCGGCTGTCCAGGACGTACCGCGACGGCCAGGGCCAGGAGATCGAGGCCCTGCAGGCGGTGAGCCTGAGGGTCGCGTCCCGGGAGTTCGTGGCCGTGCTCGGCCCGTCGGGATGCGGCAAGTCGACCCTGCTGCAGGTGCTGGCCGGCTTGCTGGCCCCGAGCTCGGGGCAGGTGTACTTCGAGGGCGCCCCGGAGGGCCGCCCGCTCACCGCGACGGTCTTCCAGGAGTTCGCGCTGTTCCCCTGGCGCACGGCCCAGGGCAACGTGGAGTTCGGGCTCGAGGAGCTCGCGCTGCCGGCGGCCGAGCGCGCCCGCCGTGCCCGCCACTACATCGGGCTCACGGGCCTGGCCGGCTTCGAGAGCCGATACCCGCACCAGCTCTCGGGCGGCATGCGACAGCGCGTGGGCATCGCGCGGGCCCTGGCCGTGGACCCCGCGGTGCTCCTGATGGACGAGCCCTTCTCGGCGCTCGACGCGCAGACCCGGCAGCTCATGCAGGAGGAGCTCCTGCAGATCTGGGAGCGGACGCGCACCACCATCATCTACGTGACCCACAACATCCAGGAGGCCGTGTACCTGGCCGATCGCGTCGTGGTCCTGTCGCGCCGTCCGGGCCGCGTGCTGGCCGAGGTGCCGATCGAGCTCCCGCGGCCGCGCGTGGAGTCGATGGCGGCGGCCCCCGAGTTCCTTCACGCCAGCGAGCGCATCTGGGCGCTGATCAAGGACCAGGCCCGGGAGGCCCTGGTCCAGTGA